The DNA sequence TGAGCTTCACGTTGTTCAGCGAGGCGCCTCCCTCGGAGATGGCTCTGCGCGCGGCGTTGCGCGAGTCGACCAGGCCCACGGCCACCAGCGCGTCGGTGACCGAGGTGCCCACCTCCACCGGGGCGCCCGGCAGCTCGGCCGTGGCATCGAGCAGCGTGCCCTCGTCGAGGGCGCCCACGTCCCCCTTGCCGAAGAGCGCCTCGGAGGCCGACTGCACCGCCGCCGTCGCCTCGGCGCCGTGGACGAGGGTCGTGACGTCCGCCGCGAGAGCCTTCTGGGCCTCCCGCAGGAACGGCTTCTCCGCCAGGGACTGCTCCAGCTCGGCGACCTCCTCCTGGGTGCGGTCGGTGAACACCTTGAGCAGGGTGACGACGGAGGCGTCCTCGACGTTGATCCAGTACTGGTAGAAGGCGTACGGGCTCGTCATCTCCGGCGACAGCCAGATGGCGTTGCCCGCGCTCTTGCCGAATTTCTCACCCGAGCTGTCGGTGAGCAACGGGGTCGTCAGCAGGTGCACCGACTTCCCCTCGACCCGGTGGATGAGGTCCGAGCCGGCGGTGAGGTTGCCCCACTGGTCGTTGCCGCCGGTCTGCAGCGTGCAGCCGAAGTCGCGGAACAGCTGCAGGTAGTCCAGCCCCTGCAGCAGCTGGTAGCTGAACTCGGTGTAGGAGATCCCCTCGTCGGAGTTGAGCCGCGCGGCGATCGCCTCCTTCTTGACCATCTGGTTGACCCGGAAGTGCTTGCCGATGTCGCGCAGGAAGTCCAGCGCCGACAGGCCCTCCGTCCAGTCGAGGTTGTTCACGAAGACCGCGGGGTTGTCCCCGTCCGTGGCCAGGAACGGGCGGACCTGGCGCTGGATGTTCGCCACCCACTCGGCGGTCTGCTCCTTGGTCTTGAGCACACGCTCCGCCGACGGCCGCGGGTCGCCGATGAGCCCCGTCGAGCCGCCCACCAGGCAGATGACGCGGTGCCCCGCGCGCTGGAGGTGGCGCAGCACCACGAGCTGGACGAGGTTTCCGAAGTGCAGCGACGGGGCCGTCGGGTCGAACCCGCAATAGGCCGTGATCGGTCCGTCGCCGAGGGCCTGGCGCAGCGCAGCCTCGTCGGTGGTCTGCGCCACCAGGCCGCGCCACTGCAGCTCGTCGAGAACGTTCGTCACGGTCGTCGGTCTCCTTCGGTCGGTGCGCCGCACCGCGCGGCACGGGCCAAGCCTGCCCTATGCGCCCCGGCGACGGGCGCGCGGTTTCGCTGCGCGGTACACCGAGACGCTCGGCTCGTCCGCCAGCCAGAAGCGCCACGGGTATGCCGTGGCGTCGCCGCCGGCGCCGCTCACCCCGACCCGGGGACCGGTCCTGATGCGGCCGGCGGGCACATGGGCGACGGGCGCGTGGAGGGCGATCCGGCCGTCCTCGGCGCAGGCGTCGGCGCCCGAGTCCTCGCCCCGCAGCCCGAGCGTCGTCGCCAGCCGCGCCGGCCCCCGGGTCCAGTCGCGCCGGGCGATCCCCGCGCGCCGTCCGGCTGCCACCTCCTCGCCAGCCACCACCTCACCGGCCCGTAGCAGCACCGCGCTGGCGTGGCCCTCGGAGCCGGTGACGACGTTGGCACACCAGTGCATCCCGTAGGTGAAGTAGACGTAGAGGTGACCCGCGCGGCCGAACATGACCTGGGTGCGGGGCGTCGGCCCGCGGAAGGCGTGGGACCCGGGATCGGACTCCCCGGCATACGCCTCGACCTCGGTGAGGCGCACGGTCACCGGACCGACGGTGAGGAACGTGCCCAGGAGCGCCGGCGCGACGTCGAGGACGTCCTCGGCGAAGAAGGACCGCTCGAGCCGCGGTCCGAGCCCGAGCGCGGCGTGCGGTTCGGCCTCGGTCAGCCCTTGCGCCGTCGGATCGTGTTGCCCAGCCACACGAGGGGATCGTAGTGGCGGTCGACGACGCGTTCCTTGAGCGGGATGAGGGCGTTGTCGGTGATCTTGATGTGCTCGGGGCAGACCTCGGTGCAGCACTTGGTGATGTTGCAGAACCCGAGCCCGTGCTTGGCCCGCGCGGCCGGGCGCCGGTCGGCGGAGTCCAGCGGGTGCATGTCGAGCTCGGCGATGCGCATGAGGAAGCGCGGGCCCGAGAAGGCGGCCTTGTTGTCCTCGTGGTCACGCACGACGTGGCAGACGTCCTGGCACAGGAAGCACTCGATGCACTTGCGGAACTCCTGGCTGCGCTCGACGTCGACCTGCTGCATGCGGTACTCACCCGGCGCCACGCCCTCGGGCGGGCTGAAGGCCTGGACCTCGCGCGCCTTCTCGTAGTTGAACGACACGTCGGTGACGAGGTCCTTCTCGACGGGGAACGTGCGCAGCGGCGTCACCGTGACCGTGTCGCCCTCCTCGAAGGTGCTCATCCGCGTCATGCACAGCAGCCGCGGCCGGCCGTTGACCTCGGCCGAGCACGAGCCGCACTTGCCGGCCTTGCAGTTCCAGCGGACCGCGAGGTCGGGGGCCTGCGTCGCCTGCAGGCGGTGGATGATGTCGAGCACGACCTCGCCCTCGTTGACCTCGACGGTGAAGTCCTGCAGCGCTCCCCCGTCGGCGTCGCCGCGCCACACCCGGAAGCTCCCCTGGTAGCTCATGCCCCGCTCCCTCCATGCCGCTGCAGCTCGGTCTCGGTGAGGTACTTCGACAGCTCGGAGCGCTCGAACAGCTCGAGCAGGTCCTGGCGGATCTCGGGGACGGGCTGGCGCCGCATCTCGATCCGCCCGTCGTCGGTCATGGTCTCGACGAGGTTGATCCGGCGCCACTCGGGGTCCATGGCCGGGAAGTCCTCGCGGGTGTGCCCGCCGCGGGACTCGGTGCGCTCCAGGGCCGCCATCGCGACGCACCGGCACACGGCCAGCATGTTGCGCAGGTCCATCGCCAGGTGCCAGCCCGGGTTGAACCGCCGTCCGCCGGCGACGACGACGCCGCGCGCCCGGGCGTCGAGCTCGTCGAGCACCTCGAGCGCCTCGCGGACCTCGTGCTCGCGGCGGATGATGCCGACGAGGTCGTTCATCTTCCGCTGCAGCTCGTGGTGCAGGTCATAGGGGCTCTGGCCGCCGTCCTTCGCGTCGAACAGCGACAGCGCAGCCCGCGTCGCTGCCGCCACCTCGGCCTCGGCCGGGGCGGGGTGGCCGCCGCCCTCGACGCCCTTGGCCCGCACGTAGTCGACGGCCCCGACCCCGGCCCGTCGGCCGAAGACCAGCAGGTCGGACAGGCTGTTGCCGCCCAGGCGGTTCGAGCCGTGCATGCCGCCCGCGACCTCGCCCGCGGCGAAGAGACCGGGGACGCTCGTCGCCGCGGTGTCGGCATCGACCTCGACACCGCCCATGACGTAGTGGCACGTCGGGCCGACCTCCATCGGCTCGGCGGTGATGTCGACGTCGGCGAGCTCCTTGAACTGGTGGTGCATCGACGGCAGGCGCCGGATGATCTCCTCCGCGGGGAGGCGGGTCGAGACGTCGAGGAAGACACCCCCGTGCGGCGAGCCGCGCCCCTCCTTGACCTCGTTGTTGATGGCCCGCGCCACCTCGTCACGAGGCAGCAGCTCGGGCGGTCGCTTGTTGTTGTCGGCGTCCTGGTACCAGCGGTCCGCCTCCTCCTCGGTGTCGGCGTACTGCGCCCGGAACACGTCGGGCACGTAGTCGAACATGAACCGCCTGCCCTCGGAGTTGCGCAGCACTCCCCCGTCGCCGCGCACCGACTCGGTGACGAGGATGCCCTTCACCGACGGAGGCCACACCATGCCGGTCGGGTGGAACTGGATGAACTCCATGTTGATGAGCGCCGCCCCGGTCCGCAGGGCCAGGGCGTGGCCGTCGCCGGTGTACTCCCAGGAGTTGCTCGTGACCGTGAAGGACTTGCCGATACCGCCCGTGGCCAGGACCACGGCCGGGGCGCGGAAGAGGAGGAACTCGCCGCTCTCGCGCCAGTACGCCAGCGCACCGGAGACCGCACCCGAGGCGTCCTTGAAGATGTCGGTCACCGTGCACTCGGCGAAGACCCTCAGCCGGGCGTCGAAGTCGCCGGTCGCGCGCCGGTCCTCCTGCTGCAGGCTCACGATCTTCTGCTGGAGGGTGCGGATCAGCTCCAGGCCGGTGCGGTCGCCGACGTGGGCGAGGCGGGGGTACTCGTGCCCGCCGAAGTTGCGCTGGCTGATCTTGCCCTCGGGCGTGCGGTCGAACAGCGCGCCGTACGTCTCGAGCTCCCACACCCGCTGCGGAGCCTCCTTGGCGTGCAGCTCGGCCATCCGCGGGTTGTTGAGGAACTTGCCGCCGCGCATGGTGTCGCGGAAGTGGACCTCCCAGTTGTCCTTGGGGTTGGCGTTGCCCATCGACGCGGCGATGCCGCCCTCGGCCATCACGGTGTGGGCCTTGCCGAACAGGCTCTTGCACACGACGGCCGTGCGCAGCCCCTGCTCGCGCGCCTCGATGGCGGCGCGCAGGCCGGCGCCACCGGCACCGATGACGAGGACGTCGACGTCGTGCGTCTCGAGGTCGGTCACGGGGCTCCTCAGTTGAGAATGCGCAGGTCGGAGATGGTGCCGGACGACACGAGCGCGATGTACGCGTCGGTGACGACGAGGCTGCCGAGGGTGATCCAGGCGAACTGCATGTGGCGCGCGTTGAGCTTGCCCACGAAGCCCCAGGCCTTGTAGCGCAACGGGTGCTTCGAGAAGTGGTTGAGCCGGCCGCCGACGATGTTGCGGCAGGAGTGGCAGCCGAGGGTGTAGCACCACAGCAGCACGACGTTCGCCAGCAGGATCAGCGTCCCGAGCCCGATGCCGAACCCGCCGTCCTTGCCGCGGAACGCGTGCAGCACGTCGTAGGTGTTGATGAGGCTGACGATGACGGCCGCGTAGAAGAAGTAGCGGTGCAGGTTCTGGGCGACCAGCGGGAACCGGGTCTCCCCGGAGTACGCACGGTGCGCCTCGGGGACCGCACAGGCCGGCGGGGAGAGCCAGAACGAGCGGTAGTAGGCCTTGCGGTAGTAGTAGCAGGTCAGCCGGAACAGCAGCAGGAACGGCAGCGTCAGCACCGCGAACGGGATGAGCGGCGGCCACTGCCCGAACGGCGTGCCGAAGTGCGTCGACCCCGGGACGCACGACGTGGACAGGCACGGCGAGGCGAACGGCGTGAGGTAGCCGTAGTCCGCGACGAAGTAGTCCTTCTGCGTCGAGGCCCGGATGAGCCCGTAGAGCAGCCAGGCCGTGAAGCAGACGAAGGTGACGAGCGGCTGGAGCCACCACCGGTCCTCGCGCAGGGTGCGGGCGGTGATGCGGGCGCGTCCGGGGGCGTGGACGCCTCCGCTGAAGGGTGCGCTCACGTCACTGGCCCCGGCGGTAGCCGACGCCCTCGTCCTCGACGTCCGACCACATCGCGGGGTCGTAGTCCTCGTCCGGGATGAACACGATCTCACCGGGTCCGCCGGCCCGGTCCTGCGAGCCGACCCCGGCGCCGCGCGCCACGAGGTCGACGTCGTCGGCGAGCCGCACGACGTCGTCGCGAAGCCGCTGGATGTCGATGGTGTTGCCGAGCTCCTTGGACAGGGCGGTCACCGCCCGTCGCAGTCCCGCCACGTGCCCTGCCGCCGCGGTGAGGTCGTCGCTGACACCCATGCCGTCATCCCTTCGAACGCCGGAGCGGGTCGGCTGTGACCCACGTCACCGAACCTAGCGAATGCTCGGTCCGATGTCCCGCATCCGGGACATCCGGTATGCCGTGGGCCCCCTGCGCGCGTGCCGGTCCCCCTGCTCCTGGCGCCCCCGGGTGGGGTCAGCGGACCTCGACGGGCCGGTCGGCCCAGGCGCGCGCCCGGGTGACGGCTGCGCCGAGCCGCTCCCTCTGCTCCGCGACGCGGGCGGGGGCGGTGCCTCCCTTGGCGTCCCGGGAGGCGAGCGAGCCCTCGACGGTGAGCACGCTGCGTACGCCCGGGGTGAGGTGGGGCGAGATCGCGGTGAGGTCGTCGTCGGTGAGGTCCCACAGCTCGATGCCCCGCTCCTCGCAGGCGCGCACACAGGCACCGGCCACCTCGTGGGCGACCCGGAAGGGCACGCCCTGGCGCACGAGCCACTCGGCCACGTCGGTGGCGAGCGAGAAGCCCTGCGGCGCCAGGGACGCGAGCCGGTCGGTGTCGAAGACCATCGTGTCGACCATGCCGCTGAAGGCGGGCAGCAGGACCTCGAGGGTGTCGACGGCGTCGAAGACCGGCTCCTTGTCCTCCTGCAGGTCGCGGTTGTAGGCGAGCGGCAGCGACTTGAGCGTGGTCAGCAGGCCGGCGAGGTCGCCGACGAGACGGCCGGCCTTGCCACGGGCGAGCTCGGCGACGTCGGGGTTCTTCTTCTGCGGCATGATGCTCGACCCCGTCGAGTAGGCGTCGTCGAGCGTGACGAAGGAGAACTCCTTGGTCGCCCAGAGGACGACCTCCTCGGCGAGCCGCGACACGTCGACGGCGGTCATGGCCGCGACGAACGCGAACTCGGCCACGAAGTCGCGCGAGGCGGTGCCGTCGATGGAGTTCTCGACGGAGGTGTCGAACCCGAGGTCGGCGGCGACGGCCTCGGGGTCGAGGCCGAGCGAGGAGCCGGCCAGCGCCCCGGATCCGTACGGCGACACGGCCGCGCGGGCGTCCCAGTCCTGCAGACGGTGGACGTCGCGCAGCAGGGCCCACCCGTGGGCGAGCAGGTGGTGCGCGAGCAGCACCGGCTGTGCGTGCTGGAGGTGCGTGCGACCCGGCATGGCGGTGTCGGGATGACGGGCTGCCTGCGAGAGCAGGGCGTCGACGACGTCGAGGACGAGGGCGGCCACGGAACGGGCGTGGTCGCGCAGGTACATCCGGAACAGCGTGGCGACCTGGTCGTTGCGCGAGCGCCCGGCCCGCAGCCGGCCCCCGACGTCGGCCCTGGCGCGCTCGATCAGCCCGCGCTCGAGCGCGGTGTGCACGTCCTCGTCGTCCTCGGCCGGCACGAAGGCGCCCGCCTCGACGTCGGCGGCCAGCCGGGCCAGCGCGTCCAGCATCGCCTCGAGCGAGGCGTCGTCGAGCAGCCCGGCCGCGTGCAGCACGCGGGCGTGGGCCCGCGACCCGGCCAGGTCGTACGGCGCGAGCCGCCAGTCGAAGTGCGTCGACTTGCTCAGGGCGGCCAGCGCGTCGGCCGGACCCCCTGCGAAGCGTCCGCCCCAGAGGCTGACCCGCTCGTTCACCGCTGCTCCTCGTTGTTCGTCGTGGTGCCCGCCAGTGCGAGCAGGTGGTCGGCGACCCTCCGCGAGGCGGCGGCGCCGGTCGTGATGACCATGATGGTGTCGTCGCCGGCGATGGTGCCGAGCAGCCCCTCGATGCGGGCGTGGTCGATGGCCGAGGCGAGGAAGTTCGCCGCTCCGGGAGGGGTGCGCAGGACCACGAGGTTGTGCGACGGCTCGGCGGTGACGAGCAGCTCGGAGCAGACCCGGCGCAGCCGGGAGCTCACCGCCTGCGCCCCCTGGGCCGGGCGGGCCGTGGGGTCGCCGCCCTCCCCCGGCACGGCATACACCAGCGTGCGTCCCGAGCGGACCTTGACGGCGCCGAGCTCGACGAGGTCGCGCGACAGGGTCGCCTGGGTGACCTCGACGCCGTCCTGGGCGAGCAGGTCGAGCAGCTCGGTCTGCGAGCGGACCTCGGTGCGCCCCAGGATCTCGACGATGCGCTGGTGGCGAGCGGTCCGGGTGGCGGCGATGCTCACCGGTGCCCCGCGACGGGCCGGCCCACGTGTCCTCGGCGCGACGTCACGCGGACTCCTCGACGAGGAAGGACAGGAGGGCCTTCTGGGCGTGCAG is a window from the Phycicoccus sp. M110.8 genome containing:
- the tyrS gene encoding tyrosine--tRNA ligase; the protein is MTNVLDELQWRGLVAQTTDEAALRQALGDGPITAYCGFDPTAPSLHFGNLVQLVVLRHLQRAGHRVICLVGGSTGLIGDPRPSAERVLKTKEQTAEWVANIQRQVRPFLATDGDNPAVFVNNLDWTEGLSALDFLRDIGKHFRVNQMVKKEAIAARLNSDEGISYTEFSYQLLQGLDYLQLFRDFGCTLQTGGNDQWGNLTAGSDLIHRVEGKSVHLLTTPLLTDSSGEKFGKSAGNAIWLSPEMTSPYAFYQYWINVEDASVVTLLKVFTDRTQEEVAELEQSLAEKPFLREAQKALAADVTTLVHGAEATAAVQSASEALFGKGDVGALDEGTLLDATAELPGAPVEVGTSVTDALVAVGLVDSRNAARRAISEGGASLNNVKLTDAERVLGEGDFLHGKVALLRRGRKSLAAGRRSG
- a CDS encoding DNA-3-methyladenine glycosylase produces the protein MTEAEPHAALGLGPRLERSFFAEDVLDVAPALLGTFLTVGPVTVRLTEVEAYAGESDPGSHAFRGPTPRTQVMFGRAGHLYVYFTYGMHWCANVVTGSEGHASAVLLRAGEVVAGEEVAAGRRAGIARRDWTRGPARLATTLGLRGEDSGADACAEDGRIALHAPVAHVPAGRIRTGPRVGVSGAGGDATAYPWRFWLADEPSVSVYRAAKPRARRRGA
- a CDS encoding succinate dehydrogenase/fumarate reductase iron-sulfur subunit — translated: MSYQGSFRVWRGDADGGALQDFTVEVNEGEVVLDIIHRLQATQAPDLAVRWNCKAGKCGSCSAEVNGRPRLLCMTRMSTFEEGDTVTVTPLRTFPVEKDLVTDVSFNYEKAREVQAFSPPEGVAPGEYRMQQVDVERSQEFRKCIECFLCQDVCHVVRDHEDNKAAFSGPRFLMRIAELDMHPLDSADRRPAARAKHGLGFCNITKCCTEVCPEHIKITDNALIPLKERVVDRHYDPLVWLGNTIRRRKG
- a CDS encoding fumarate reductase/succinate dehydrogenase flavoprotein subunit: MTDLETHDVDVLVIGAGGAGLRAAIEAREQGLRTAVVCKSLFGKAHTVMAEGGIAASMGNANPKDNWEVHFRDTMRGGKFLNNPRMAELHAKEAPQRVWELETYGALFDRTPEGKISQRNFGGHEYPRLAHVGDRTGLELIRTLQQKIVSLQQEDRRATGDFDARLRVFAECTVTDIFKDASGAVSGALAYWRESGEFLLFRAPAVVLATGGIGKSFTVTSNSWEYTGDGHALALRTGAALINMEFIQFHPTGMVWPPSVKGILVTESVRGDGGVLRNSEGRRFMFDYVPDVFRAQYADTEEEADRWYQDADNNKRPPELLPRDEVARAINNEVKEGRGSPHGGVFLDVSTRLPAEEIIRRLPSMHHQFKELADVDITAEPMEVGPTCHYVMGGVEVDADTAATSVPGLFAAGEVAGGMHGSNRLGGNSLSDLLVFGRRAGVGAVDYVRAKGVEGGGHPAPAEAEVAAATRAALSLFDAKDGGQSPYDLHHELQRKMNDLVGIIRREHEVREALEVLDELDARARGVVVAGGRRFNPGWHLAMDLRNMLAVCRCVAMAALERTESRGGHTREDFPAMDPEWRRINLVETMTDDGRIEMRRQPVPEIRQDLLELFERSELSKYLTETELQRHGGSGA
- the argH gene encoding argininosuccinate lyase translates to MNERVSLWGGRFAGGPADALAALSKSTHFDWRLAPYDLAGSRAHARVLHAAGLLDDASLEAMLDALARLAADVEAGAFVPAEDDEDVHTALERGLIERARADVGGRLRAGRSRNDQVATLFRMYLRDHARSVAALVLDVVDALLSQAARHPDTAMPGRTHLQHAQPVLLAHHLLAHGWALLRDVHRLQDWDARAAVSPYGSGALAGSSLGLDPEAVAADLGFDTSVENSIDGTASRDFVAEFAFVAAMTAVDVSRLAEEVVLWATKEFSFVTLDDAYSTGSSIMPQKKNPDVAELARGKAGRLVGDLAGLLTTLKSLPLAYNRDLQEDKEPVFDAVDTLEVLLPAFSGMVDTMVFDTDRLASLAPQGFSLATDVAEWLVRQGVPFRVAHEVAGACVRACEERGIELWDLTDDDLTAISPHLTPGVRSVLTVEGSLASRDAKGGTAPARVAEQRERLGAAVTRARAWADRPVEVR
- a CDS encoding arginine repressor — protein: MSIAATRTARHQRIVEILGRTEVRSQTELLDLLAQDGVEVTQATLSRDLVELGAVKVRSGRTLVYAVPGEGGDPTARPAQGAQAVSSRLRRVCSELLVTAEPSHNLVVLRTPPGAANFLASAIDHARIEGLLGTIAGDDTIMVITTGAAASRRVADHLLALAGTTTNNEEQR